Proteins from a single region of Campylobacter sp. RM16704:
- a CDS encoding zeta toxin family protein, whose product MKKIATIFAGVNGSGKTTLYYNELEKNKDFGLRINIDEIVSSFGDWKNQEDQFRASRIAIKMRENYIKKAYDFNQETTLCGTSILSLFKKLQKNSYTINLYYIGLDSPNTAKQRVKIRVAKGGHDIKEELIEKRYHESLKNFNIIAKFCNHITIFDNTQNYKKLLEFKNNKLEVFEITKWLEPLMINFKNPSL is encoded by the coding sequence ATGAAAAAAATAGCTACTATTTTTGCAGGAGTTAATGGATCTGGAAAAACTACCTTGTATTATAATGAACTTGAAAAAAACAAAGACTTTGGACTTAGAATCAACATCGATGAAATCGTAAGTAGCTTTGGCGATTGGAAAAATCAAGAAGATCAATTTAGAGCTTCAAGGATAGCCATTAAAATGCGTGAAAACTATATCAAAAAAGCTTATGATTTTAACCAAGAAACTACACTTTGTGGCACTAGCATTTTATCTTTATTCAAAAAATTACAAAAAAATTCTTACACTATAAATCTTTACTACATAGGATTAGATTCTCCAAATACAGCAAAGCAAAGAGTTAAGATTCGTGTGGCTAAGGGCGGACACGATATAAAAGAAGAACTCATAGAAAAAAGATACCACGAGTCTTTAAAAAATTTTAACATCATTGCAAAATTTTGTAATCACATCACTATTTTTGACAATACTCAAAATTATAAAAAACTCTTAGAATTTAAAAACAACAAACTAGAAGTATTTGAAATCACCAAATGGCTAGAACCATTAATGATAAATTTTAAAAATCCAAGTTTATAA
- a CDS encoding multidrug effflux MFS transporter, with the protein MQKRTQIKGFEKLKLIIILAFLSSIAPLSTDMYLPALNEVEKSFQTNSFYTQLSLASFFIAFSLGQLFYGPLSDVYGRKKPLYIGIFIFVSSSVACVLVDSIHAFIALRFFEALGGCVGVVVARAIVNDIFELKEAAGIYALMMVFTSLAPMLSPTFGGILLEFFSWRSIFLTLFILGFILFLLVIFVLKESNHNTQGKKFNHQEVLKSYKNILKDRRFVVYLFCGNLIFAGFFAYLTGSSFVFTRIFELNEQQYAVLFGVNALGFVVFANINARLVRKYSPYYILPRAFISVAFLAFLLILGATFEFGFLAFELPLFFIIASLGFILPNTTTLAMARSKQNAGSASALLGAAQFAMAGFMAFLVSLLNANTPILLSVILGICTFLALISYLSLINKRKFEKIKRKLSAISRT; encoded by the coding sequence ATGCAAAAACGCACACAAATTAAAGGTTTTGAAAAATTAAAACTCATTATTATACTAGCTTTTTTATCATCTATTGCACCACTTTCTACTGATATGTATTTACCTGCTTTAAATGAAGTTGAAAAAAGTTTTCAAACTAATTCTTTTTACACTCAGCTTTCCCTTGCAAGTTTTTTTATAGCTTTTTCTTTAGGACAGCTTTTTTACGGACCATTAAGTGATGTTTATGGTAGAAAAAAACCTTTATATATTGGAATTTTTATTTTTGTTTCTTCTAGTGTAGCCTGTGTTTTGGTTGATTCCATTCATGCTTTTATAGCCTTGCGTTTTTTTGAAGCTTTAGGAGGTTGCGTGGGTGTAGTTGTAGCAAGAGCTATAGTAAATGATATTTTTGAGCTTAAAGAAGCAGCAGGAATTTATGCTTTGATGATGGTTTTTACTTCACTAGCTCCTATGCTCTCACCTACTTTTGGTGGAATTTTGCTTGAATTTTTTTCTTGGCGTAGCATTTTTCTTACTCTTTTTATTTTGGGTTTTATTTTATTTTTGCTTGTAATTTTTGTTTTAAAAGAAAGTAACCACAATACACAAGGAAAAAAATTCAATCACCAAGAAGTTTTAAAAAGCTATAAAAATATTTTAAAAGACCGCCGTTTTGTAGTGTATTTATTCTGTGGAAATTTAATATTTGCAGGATTTTTTGCTTATTTAACAGGTTCATCTTTTGTTTTTACTCGTATTTTTGAGCTTAATGAGCAACAATACGCTGTGCTTTTTGGTGTTAATGCTTTAGGTTTTGTAGTTTTTGCAAATATCAATGCAAGATTAGTCCGTAAATATTCGCCTTATTATATATTACCTAGGGCTTTCATCAGTGTAGCTTTTTTAGCATTTTTGCTAATTTTAGGAGCCACTTTTGAATTTGGATTTTTAGCTTTTGAACTTCCTTTATTTTTTATCATTGCAAGCTTAGGTTTTATCTTGCCAAATACCACTACTTTAGCAATGGCAAGATCAAAACAAAACGCAGGTAGTGCTTCAGCTCTTTTAGGTGCAGCTCAATTTGCTATGGCTGGATTTATGGCATTTTTAGTAAGTCTTTTAAATGCAAACACACCTATACTTTTATCAGTTATTTTAGGAATTTGCACCTTTTTAGCTTTGATTTCTTATCTTAGTTTAATCAATAAAAGAAAATTCGAAAAAATAAAAAGAAAGTTAAGTGCGATTTCTCGCACTTAA
- a CDS encoding iron-sulfur cluster biogenesis protein NfuA, with the protein MPFSDEELIEPVKASLAKTMHILEKDGGGLDFLGIKNGIVYVKLTGACHGCPASGTTLKYGLEKQLKIDIHPDITIVNLADGESEFAKL; encoded by the coding sequence ATGCCTTTTAGTGATGAAGAATTAATCGAGCCTGTAAAGGCAAGTTTAGCTAAAACTATGCATATTTTAGAAAAAGATGGCGGTGGGCTTGATTTTTTAGGGATTAAAAACGGGATTGTTTATGTAAAATTAACTGGAGCTTGCCATGGTTGTCCAGCAAGTGGAACAACTTTAAAATATGGTTTAGAAAAGCAGCTTAAAATCGATATACATCCAGATATTACCATAGTAAATTTAGCAGATGGGGAAAGCGAATTTGCAAAATTATAA
- a CDS encoding UDP-N-acetylmuramoyl-L-alanyl-D-glutamate--2,6-diaminopimelate ligase, giving the protein MIVKIKNTFICDNSNECEEDCFFLKTSQNEKFLNHALEKKAKIINVDECKKLLNINENIKIVGITGTNGKTTTAGAIYSILLDLGYKCALMGTRGSYINDKKIIPKGLTTAAILQTLEFLSLASKEKCEFLIMEVSSHALVQNRIEGLKFKAKIFTNITQDHLDFHQNFENYQAAKESFFTDECMKFINKDAKAIKFNVKGAFTYGVENPSYYHIKAYALKNGIEAVVNFGKESFMIESSLVGLFNLYNLLAASACVNELVRPNLKELEKAISNFGGIEGRMQVVAKDVIVDFAHTPDGIEKVLDALKYRDLIVVFGAGGNRDKTKRPLMAKIAKHYAKKLIITSDNPRFEEPMDIINDILSGIEKDENVFVECDRKEAIKKALSLKTKDEFVVILGKGDEDYQEIKGVKYPFNDKEVVLEILKEGK; this is encoded by the coding sequence ATGATAGTAAAGATTAAAAATACTTTCATTTGTGATAATTCTAATGAATGCGAAGAAGATTGTTTTTTCTTAAAAACTTCTCAAAATGAAAAATTTCTTAATCATGCTTTAGAGAAAAAAGCAAAAATCATTAATGTTGATGAGTGCAAAAAACTTTTAAATATAAATGAAAATATTAAGATTGTCGGTATTACGGGGACCAATGGTAAAACAACTACAGCTGGAGCGATTTATTCTATCTTGCTTGATTTAGGTTATAAATGTGCTTTGATGGGAACTAGGGGTAGTTATATCAACGATAAAAAGATTATTCCAAAAGGCTTAACTACAGCTGCGATTTTACAAACTTTAGAGTTTTTATCTTTAGCAAGTAAGGAAAAATGTGAATTTTTGATTATGGAAGTAAGCTCGCATGCTTTGGTTCAAAATCGCATAGAAGGACTTAAGTTTAAAGCTAAAATTTTTACCAATATCACTCAAGATCACTTAGATTTTCATCAAAATTTCGAAAATTACCAAGCCGCAAAAGAAAGTTTTTTTACTGATGAGTGTATGAAATTTATCAACAAAGATGCAAAAGCTATAAAATTTAATGTAAAAGGTGCTTTTACTTATGGGGTGGAAAATCCAAGTTATTATCATATAAAAGCTTATGCTTTAAAAAATGGCATAGAAGCTGTGGTAAATTTTGGTAAAGAAAGTTTTATGATTGAATCTTCTTTGGTAGGACTTTTTAATCTTTATAATCTTTTAGCAGCTAGTGCTTGTGTAAATGAGCTTGTTAGACCAAATTTAAAAGAACTTGAAAAGGCTATTAGTAATTTTGGTGGTATTGAAGGTAGAATGCAAGTGGTTGCAAAAGATGTGATTGTGGATTTTGCTCATACACCAGATGGTATAGAAAAGGTTTTAGACGCTTTGAAATATCGTGATTTGATTGTAGTTTTTGGAGCAGGAGGCAATAGGGATAAAACCAAGCGTCCTTTAATGGCAAAAATTGCAAAACACTATGCAAAAAAGCTTATTATCACAAGTGATAATCCACGCTTTGAAGAGCCAATGGATATTATAAATGATATTTTAAGTGGCATAGAAAAAGATGAAAATGTTTTTGTAGAATGTGATAGAAAAGAAGCTATAAAAAAGGCTTTGAGTTTAAAGACAAAAGATGAGTTTGTAGTTATTTTGGGTAAGGGTGATGAAGATTATCAAGAAATTAAGGGTGTAAAGTATCCTTTCAATGATAAAGAAGTGGTATTAGAGATATTAAAAGAAGGAAAATAA
- a CDS encoding YbaB/EbfC family nucleoid-associated protein, whose protein sequence is MFENVDFSKMGELLTKAQEKANELEQEALKKEFSAKSGGGLVKVSANGKGEIIDINIDESLLEDKESMQILLISAINDVLKMVEQNRKSMASNLFSGMGML, encoded by the coding sequence ATGTTTGAAAATGTGGATTTTTCTAAAATGGGTGAGCTTTTAACCAAGGCTCAAGAAAAAGCAAATGAGTTAGAACAAGAAGCTTTAAAGAAAGAATTTAGTGCAAAAAGTGGCGGTGGTTTAGTAAAGGTTAGTGCTAATGGAAAAGGCGAAATTATCGATATAAATATTGATGAATCTTTGCTTGAAGATAAAGAATCTATGCAAATTTTGTTAATATCAGCAATCAATGATGTGCTTAAAATGGTAGAGCAAAATAGAAAATCAATGGCTAGTAATTTATTTAGCGGAATGGGAATGTTATGA